The Alistipes megaguti sequence TGGATCTCGACGGCGGCCAGGTCGGCATCGGTGTCGATGTCGAAGGTCACCGTGGCGGTGAAACTTCCCGAGTTGGAGTTCGTCGACTCCATGTAGAGCATGCCGGGCGTACCGTTCAGCTCCTGTTCGATCGGGGTGGCGACGGCCTGCGTGACGGTCTGGGCGCTGGCGCCCGGGTACGACGCCGAGATCTTGACCACCGGCGGCACGATGTGCGGATACTGGTCGACGGGCAGCAGCACCAGTCCCAGCAGACCCACGATGACGATGACGATCGAGATGACGGTCGAGAATATCGGCCGGTCAATGAAGAAATCGGATTTCATGTGCGGATCAGTTTTCGGGATTCGACACTTCGTCCTTGGCCGTCTCCTTGACCGGAGCGACGGGTTCGACCTTGTCGCCGTGGGTGAGTTTGTGGAATCCCTCGGTGACGATCTTCTCGCCCGGCACCACGCCGCGTTCGACGATCACGCGGTTGCCCAGTTCGGGCCCCAGTTCGACCATGCGGCGTTCGGCCACGCTGTCGGGGCGCACCACGAAGATATAGGCGCCGCCCTTCTCGATGACCACCGACTTGGTGGGGATTACCATGGCGTCCTCCCGCACGTCCAGCAGCAACCGCACCTTGGTGAACTGTCCCGGGAGCAGGATCCGGTCGGGGTTGGCCATTTCGGCACGCACCGAGAAGGTTCCGGTTTCGGGATCGACCTGCGGATCGGCGAAGTCGACCAGTCCGGGCAGCGGATAGGGCGTGTTGTCGGGGAGTGTGATGGTGACGTAGGGGTTCCACTTGCGGGTGGTATCCTTCTGACCGATATTGACGTTGCGGGCCTTGCTTCTCAGGTAGTCGAGGCCCGTCATGCTGAAGTCGACGCGTACGGTGTCGCTCTTGACGACCGTTGCCAGCAGCGACTTGCCGTTCGGGCTGACGAGCGTACCGATGTCGACGCTGCGTTCGGAGATGTAGCCCGAGATGGGCGAACTGACCGTGGTGTAGCTCAGGGCGGTTTCGGCCTGCGTGAGGTCGGCCTCGCTCATGGCTACGGCGGCCGTGGCGCTCTCGTACGAGGCGACGGCATTGTCCAGGTCGAGCTGGCTGGCGGCATTCTGCTCGTAGAGGGGCTGGA is a genomic window containing:
- a CDS encoding efflux RND transporter periplasmic adaptor subunit; translated protein: MKLSREKIVKQATQAGRRTLQLGKQAGGRIRRFSKRTWGILGLCVILITGGVWWIFRPEPPKPVLPVVEVEPVRTDDIEIYGEYVGRIRAQQFVEIRARVEGFLEKMLFEEGTYVRRGQPLFIIDPKVYEARVNKARAQLNKDKAMAQKAERDLQRIQPLYEQNAASQLDLDNAVASYESATAAVAMSEADLTQAETALSYTTVSSPISGYISERSVDIGTLVSPNGKSLLATVVKSDTVRVDFSMTGLDYLRSKARNVNIGQKDTTRKWNPYVTITLPDNTPYPLPGLVDFADPQVDPETGTFSVRAEMANPDRILLPGQFTKVRLLLDVREDAMVIPTKSVVIEKGGAYIFVVRPDSVAERRMVELGPELGNRVIVERGVVPGEKIVTEGFHKLTHGDKVEPVAPVKETAKDEVSNPEN